CTAAAACTTGATATTGCTCGAAGGCTGCTCCTTCAAAACAAATGGACGATTGCCGAAATTGCCAACCAACTGGGCTATACCAGCATTGCGAGTTTTAACAAAGTATTCAAAAAGAAATACAACATGAATCCCACAACGCTCATTAACGAGCATAGTTCACAAATGCTGTTTACGATCAAAGACCCAGACAACGATTGAACCGGCTTGTACTCTTACTGAGGTATACACGTTAAGATAGTATCAGATTTTGGCAAACCCGAACCAAGTAAACCCAAAAAAGCCGGTTAAATTTGTACTGTCTTAACACTTAATCGCCCATGCCTTTCCTGATTATTTCCGTCAAACGACCCGGTAGGATTATCGTTTTTTTTTCTGTTTTACTGAATCTTTCCTACTATTCAAGCGCGGCTCAGGGACGTTTGGAGGATTACCGGCGTTCGGAAATTCTTAAAAACAGTCTCAAAGACAAAATCTATTATGCACCGGCCACAGTCAACTGGTCGAAAAGCAACCAATGGGTTTGGTATTCCGTTCAGACCGCCCGGGGCAAAGAATTCAGGGCCGTCAATCCAACCACAAAAACCCGCCGACCCGCTTTTGACCATGAGCAATTGGCTCAAAAGCTTTCAGAAGCGACCCAAAAGAAAATCACCCCCTACGCATTGCCTTTCAGCACATTTACCTATGGCAAAGACGACCTCAACATAGAGTTCAGTGCCGAAGGGTTTGTGTGGACCTACACGCTCGCCTCCAACAGCTTAGTCAAAAAAGAACCGGTGCGTCCTCAGGAGCAGCGCTACTGGGGCTCCGGCGCCAACGATCAAAACGACCGGCCGGTTTTCTCGCCCGACAGCACCCGAACGGCTTTCGTCAAAAATTATAACCTGTACGTTCGCGTTGAAAAAACAAAGAAAGAAACCCAGCTTAGTTTTGACGGCTCCGAAGGGGATTATTACTCGGGCTATGTGCATTGGTCGCCCGATTCAAAAAAACTGATTTCTTTCAAGGTCCGTCCCGGCCAAAAACACCTGATTTACTTCGTGCGCTCCTCGCCCGAAGATCAGCTACAGCCTAAACTGGAAAGCCGCGACTACCTCAAACCGGGCGATGCGCTGCCCGTGCGACGACCGCAGTTGTTTTTGGTGGAAGAACAAAAACAACTCCCGGTTGATGATGCGTTGTTTAACCAACAGTATGGCCTTTCTCGCCCTGAATGGCGCAAAGACAGTCGGGCGTTTACGTTTGAGTATAACCAACGCGGTCATCAGGTGTATCGGGTGCTGGAAATCAACGCCGCCAACGGAGCGGTTCGGGCGCTCGTTGAAGAGCAAAGCAAAACGTTCATTGATTACAGCGGCAAACGCTACCGCAGCGACGTGGCCGATGGCAAAGAAATCATCTGGGCCTCCGAGCGCGACGGATGGAATCACCTGTATCTGTACGACGGGCTGACGGGAAAAGTCAAAAAGCAAATCACCAAAGGCGAATGGCCGGTGCGTAATGTGTTGAATGTCAACGAAGAAAAACGGACCGTTACTTTCGCGGCAAGCGGCATGAATCCCCAACAGGACCCGTATTTTGTACAGTATTACCGCATCAATTTCGACGGAACGGGCCTGACGGCCCTCACTTCCGAAAACGCCAATCATACCGCCTATTTTTCGCCCGACAACCAATACTTTGTGGATACTTACTCTAGGGTAGACATGCCACAGATCACGGTCTTACGCTCGGCCACCGATGGCTCGGTCGTGATGGAATTGGAAAAAGCCGATATCTCGGAGTGGCTTAAAGCAGGCTGGAAGGCTCCTGAAGTATTCACGGCCAAAGGACGCGACGGGAAAACCGACATTTGGGGTATCATCGTTCGTCCCACCAATTTTGACCCCGCTAAAAAATACCCCGTCATTGAAAATATCTACGCGGGGCCGCACAGTTCGTTTACCCCAAAGACGTTTATGACCTACAACCGCTCCATGTTTGAACTGGCCGAATTGGGTTTCATTGTCGTTCAGCTCGACGGCATGGGCACCTCCAATCGTTCCAAAGCCTTTCATGATGTGTGCTGGCAAAACCTCAAAGATGCGGGCTTTCCCGACCGCATTCTGTGGATGCAGGAAGCGGCTAAAAAATACCCTTCGCTGGACCTCAGCCGCGTGGGCATTTACGGCACTTCGGCCGGTGGACAAAGCTCCACGGGCGGTCTGCTGTTTTACCCCGATTTTTACAAAGTAGCCGTTTCTTCCTGCGGCTGTCACGACAACCGCATGGACAAAATATGGTGGAACGAGCAATGGATGGGCTATCCCATCGGGCCGCACTATGCCGACTGCTCCAACGTGACTCACGCCGATAAACTTCAGGGAAAACTGCTGCTAATGGTGGGTGAAGTAGACGATAACGTGGACCCGGCGTCGACCATGCAGTTGGTCAATGCGCTCATTAAATCCAACAAGGATTTTGATTTTTTGATGGTACCCAACATGGCCCACTCCACCGGCGGCGAGTACGGCGAACGCAAACGCCGCGACTTTTTTGTACGGCATCTGCTCGGCATTGAGCCTCCGGCCTGGACCTTACCTCTGACAGAGAGCGGGGGCGGGAAGTAAGAACAATGGAACTCTGCACCACTTTTCACAATCTATTCTATAAAAAACGATATTATCAGTATTTTTAAACAAGGTAAATTGCCTTTTACAATAGACATGGAAAGATTAAAAATACTTGGGTTGCCGGCACTTTTCTTTTGCCTCGTCAATACCCTGCAAAGCCAAACCAAAGGCGATTATCCCATTCAGCCCGTTCCGTTTACGGCCGTAAAGGTCAACGATGGATTTTGGGCACCGCGCATCAAACGAAACCACGACGTCACGATACCTATTGCGCTGGAACAATGCTATACCACCGGACGCGTCAATAACTTTCTGTTTGCCGCCAAACTCAAAACGGGGAAGTTCTGCACCGAATATCCGTTTGACGATACCGACATCTACAAGATCATCGAAGGGGCCAGTTTTTCCCTGCAAACCTTTCCTGATAGACAACTGGAAGCCCGCATCGACACGTTGATCGAATACGTAGGCAAGGCGCAGGAACCCGACGGGTATTTGTATACCAACCGTACCATTGACCCACTCCATACGCACCCATGGTCGGGGCTGAAACGCTGGGAGCTGGAGTCGGATCTGAGTCATGAATTATATAACAGCGGCCACCTGATCGAAGCCGCCGTAGCGCATTTTCAGGCGACCGGTAAACGAACGCTGCTCAACATCGCCATCAAAAACGCCGACTTGCTCTGCCGCGAATTCGGTCCCGGGAAGTTGGCTCACGCCCCGGGCCATCAGATCGTGGAAATGGCTCTGGTGAAGCTGTACCGAACCACTCAGCAAAAAAAATACCTGGACTTGGCGAAATTTTTTCTGGACGTACGCGGCAAAGGCAAAGAATACAGTCAGGACCATAAAAAAGTAACGGAGCAAACCGAAGCCGTGGGGCACGCCGTTCGGGCCACCTACATGTATTCCGGCATGGCTGACGTCGCCGCCATCACGGGCGACAAAGCCTACCTCAACGCCATTGACAAAATTTGGGAAGACATCATAGACGACAAATTTTACCTCACGGGCGGTATCGGCGCGGCGGGCGGGCACGAAGGTTTCGGGGCTGCGTATGAACTGCCCAACATGTCGGCGTACAACGAAACCTGCGCTTCGATCGGAAACATTTACTGGAATTACCGTCTGTTTCTCCTCCACGGCGATGCCCGTTTTTACGATGTACTGGAACGTACGCTGTACAACGGCATGGTATCGGGTGTATCACTCAGCGGCGACCGCTTCTTTTACCCCAATCCACTCGAATCGTTGGGGCAGCATTCGCGCAGCGCGTGGTTTGGCTGCGCCTGCTGCCCGAGCAACGTGTGTCGGTTCATCCCTTCAGTGCCCGGGTATGTATATGCGCAACAAAAAGATCGTGTATTTGCCAATTTATTTATCAACAGCACGGCTGACTTACAACTCGACGGAACCGCGTTACAAATAGCCCAGGCGACGCAATATCCGTGGGCGGGAAAAGTGGATTTTACGCTGAATCCCGCAAAAAAATCCACCTTTGAAATGGCCATTCGGATTCCCGGCTGGGCGCAAAATCAACCGCTGCCGAGCAATTTATATACTTTTATCACCAAAGACCCTACCCCTTTTACCCTGACGGTCAACGGAAAACCTGCTGAGTATCGGCTTGAAAACGGCTACGCCATCCTTAAAAAAGAATGGAAAAAGGGCGACGTCATCAGCCTGAATTTGCCCATGCCGGTCCGCCGGATCGCCGCCCATGAGAAAGTCGCGGCCGACCAAAGCAAAATAGCCATTCAACGCGGCCCGATCGTGTACTGTGCCGAATGGCCTGACCTTGCCGAAGGTCACGTTCTTAATCTGGTAGTAGCCCCTGACGCAAACCTTACCGCCTCCTATCGTCCTGATTTTCTGGGGGGCGTAACGGTCATTACGGGCGAGGCCCAACAGGCCAAACGAACGCTGAGCAATGAAATTACGGTTTCTAAGACGAGTTTTGAGGCTATTCCTTATTATGCCTGGGCCAATCGCGGACCCGGTGAGATGGCCGTATGGTTTGGTACAAAACCCACGGCAGCCCGCCCCCTCCCCGCTCCGACCATTGCCTCAGGAAGTAAACTGACCGCTTCGCACGTCACGAAGACCCTCATGGCGCTCAACGATCAGGCGGAACCCAAAAACTCCAACGACCACGACAACATTTATTACCACTGGTGGCCCATGAAAGATACCGTTCAATGGGTACAATACACGTTTGAAAAACCCGAAATGATCTCTTCCACCAATGTGTATTGGTTTGACGACGGTCCGTGGGGCGGGTGTCGCGTGCCGGCTTCATGGAAATTGATGTATCAAACCAAAGACGGTCAATGGAAACCCGTGACGCCTAAAGGCACTTTCGGTACGGCCAAAGATCAGTACAACCTGCTGGAATTTGAACCCGTAGAAGCCAAAGCCCTGAGGATGGAAGTGACCTTGCCCAAAGAATACGCGGCAGGTATCATTGAATGGTCGGTAAAGTAATAACCGGGGATTTGTTTGTACTTTTTCCCATAAATACAGTACTTTGCCGCCTTACACAACCTATGATGGACATTTTGACTTTTTCACCTTCACCTACGCGCGACACGTATGTGCAGGAATGGCGTAGGGACCACCACATTCACCTCACGGAGTATGAGCAGAACCGGACCTCCTTTGTGGCCCATTTATTGCCCGAATTTGCCACCAAGGCCGACGTTTTTCAGGTACTGAGCACCCTACAGAAACGCCTGGGAACCGACACGCTCCTGCGGGCGCTCAGTCCGCACGAAACGATTCCTTCCCCGCTGATTTCACATACTGACAGTCAATGGCTTAAAAAGTCAAACATGGCCGGTGTCAATGTGCGAACCCTCGGCAATTTTTGGAACGTAATCGGCTACGCCCTTACCCTGCCCAAATTTCATGATTCCATTCACCTGCTGCCCATTTGGGAGCCGGGCGTGGTGGGCAGTCTATACGGAAAAGTGAGTTGGAACATCAACGCGGAGTTCTACAGTGGGCCCCTTCAGCGCGCCATTCCGTGGCTGGATACGGTCGAAAAACAACTTAAAGCCGTCGTCAACATTCTTCATGCGTTGGGCAAGACGGTGGGATTGGACGTCATTCCGCACACCGATCGTTTTTCGGAGATCGCACTGATACATCCCCGTCTTTTTGAGTGGGTTCGTCGCGACGGAGGCCAACTCATCGACCATTCTGAATACGTCTGGCAGCAGGTGGAAGAAGTCATTTGGCAACACCTCCATCTCCACAATACCGCCGACGGCAGTGAATTGAATTTTGACAAAGAACTGCTTTTTGATCCTGCCGTTTCTTTATTGAATGACAAACGTCGTCAGGAAATCCTCTTTGGTTTTGACCAACCGCAACGCCTTCACCGGCGCATCACCCTGATGCAAACATTGCTGGCGGATGGCTTTGAAACCCTGCCCATGACCATGGCACCGCCCTATCGCGGCCTCCACATCAATCCCGATGTTTTCGTCATGGACGAGCGCGGAACCCCCTGGTACCAATACGAGTTTGACCGGCCCGAGGGTATGTCGCGGGTATTCGGGCCGCTGACGCGCTACCGATTTTATCATTCCAAAAACGATAACCAACACTGGGAACTGGACTTTGAACGCCCTAATTTGGCCGCATGGCAGTATTTTACACGCAAATACCTCGAATGCCAACGGGAATTCAACTTTGATTTTATGCGCGGTGATATGGCCCACGTCCAGATGCGTCCTGACGGAGTTCCGACCCATCCGGGCGCCTTTTACGATCCGCTTTGCGCCGTTAAAAAACACGTTCAGCAGCACAGTACCCCTTATTTTGCCTTTTATGCCGAAACCTTCATTGCCCCGCCCAACGTTATGGGCTACGGCGATGAATATGACCATTTGGAAGCCATCAAGGCCGATGCAACGCTGGGAGATCTACAGGCCGCCGTTGTTGATTCACCCGAGTTTCGGGAACGTTTGACCCTGTATGATCAATTGCTCCGCACCCGTTCTTTTGCACCGAGTTTTACCATCATTACGGCCGACAAAGACGACCCCCGTTTTGATGAGTTTTACCGAAAAGGTAACCTCGTCAGGTATTTTATGGGGCTTT
Above is a window of Runella slithyformis DSM 19594 DNA encoding:
- a CDS encoding glycoside hydrolase family 127 protein — protein: MERLKILGLPALFFCLVNTLQSQTKGDYPIQPVPFTAVKVNDGFWAPRIKRNHDVTIPIALEQCYTTGRVNNFLFAAKLKTGKFCTEYPFDDTDIYKIIEGASFSLQTFPDRQLEARIDTLIEYVGKAQEPDGYLYTNRTIDPLHTHPWSGLKRWELESDLSHELYNSGHLIEAAVAHFQATGKRTLLNIAIKNADLLCREFGPGKLAHAPGHQIVEMALVKLYRTTQQKKYLDLAKFFLDVRGKGKEYSQDHKKVTEQTEAVGHAVRATYMYSGMADVAAITGDKAYLNAIDKIWEDIIDDKFYLTGGIGAAGGHEGFGAAYELPNMSAYNETCASIGNIYWNYRLFLLHGDARFYDVLERTLYNGMVSGVSLSGDRFFYPNPLESLGQHSRSAWFGCACCPSNVCRFIPSVPGYVYAQQKDRVFANLFINSTADLQLDGTALQIAQATQYPWAGKVDFTLNPAKKSTFEMAIRIPGWAQNQPLPSNLYTFITKDPTPFTLTVNGKPAEYRLENGYAILKKEWKKGDVISLNLPMPVRRIAAHEKVAADQSKIAIQRGPIVYCAEWPDLAEGHVLNLVVAPDANLTASYRPDFLGGVTVITGEAQQAKRTLSNEITVSKTSFEAIPYYAWANRGPGEMAVWFGTKPTAARPLPAPTIASGSKLTASHVTKTLMALNDQAEPKNSNDHDNIYYHWWPMKDTVQWVQYTFEKPEMISSTNVYWFDDGPWGGCRVPASWKLMYQTKDGQWKPVTPKGTFGTAKDQYNLLEFEPVEAKALRMEVTLPKEYAAGIIEWSVK
- a CDS encoding S9 family peptidase, translating into MPFLIISVKRPGRIIVFFSVLLNLSYYSSAAQGRLEDYRRSEILKNSLKDKIYYAPATVNWSKSNQWVWYSVQTARGKEFRAVNPTTKTRRPAFDHEQLAQKLSEATQKKITPYALPFSTFTYGKDDLNIEFSAEGFVWTYTLASNSLVKKEPVRPQEQRYWGSGANDQNDRPVFSPDSTRTAFVKNYNLYVRVEKTKKETQLSFDGSEGDYYSGYVHWSPDSKKLISFKVRPGQKHLIYFVRSSPEDQLQPKLESRDYLKPGDALPVRRPQLFLVEEQKQLPVDDALFNQQYGLSRPEWRKDSRAFTFEYNQRGHQVYRVLEINAANGAVRALVEEQSKTFIDYSGKRYRSDVADGKEIIWASERDGWNHLYLYDGLTGKVKKQITKGEWPVRNVLNVNEEKRTVTFAASGMNPQQDPYFVQYYRINFDGTGLTALTSENANHTAYFSPDNQYFVDTYSRVDMPQITVLRSATDGSVVMELEKADISEWLKAGWKAPEVFTAKGRDGKTDIWGIIVRPTNFDPAKKYPVIENIYAGPHSSFTPKTFMTYNRSMFELAELGFIVVQLDGMGTSNRSKAFHDVCWQNLKDAGFPDRILWMQEAAKKYPSLDLSRVGIYGTSAGGQSSTGGLLFYPDFYKVAVSSCGCHDNRMDKIWWNEQWMGYPIGPHYADCSNVTHADKLQGKLLLMVGEVDDNVDPASTMQLVNALIKSNKDFDFLMVPNMAHSTGGEYGERKRRDFFVRHLLGIEPPAWTLPLTESGGGK